In Deltaproteobacteria bacterium, the sequence AGCAGGAACACCGTCCGGTAGTCGTCGGGAAGTTGCTCCACCGCCTTGTTGATCGCCGCGCCCAATTCGCCGGACATCATCTTCTCGTCCGCGCGCTGCGACCAGTCGCTGTTGCTGGCCGGCTCGAGGTAGCCCTCGGCAGAGAACCGGGGGCCCGCCAGCTCGAGCGGCTGGTCACCGAGGGTATCGGGCGCCCGACGCTTGCGCCGCAGGCGCATCAGCGCGCTGTTCGCGGCGATGCGGTACAGCCAGCTGGAGAACTGCGCCTCCCCGCGGAACAGCGGCAGCTTCTGGTAGGCGTTCAGGAACGCTTCCTGGAGCACTTCCTGCGCGTCGGCCTCCGAGCCCGTCATTCGCAGCGCCAGCCGGTAGAGCTGGCGCTGGTGGC encodes:
- a CDS encoding sigma-70 family RNA polymerase sigma factor; translation: MTQTRAEPAPEEPRADGQPGDRELVERAQHGDGAAFAMLVERHQRQLYRLALRMTGSEADAQEVLQEAFLNAYQKLPLFRGEAQFSSWLYRIAANSALMRLRRKRRAPDTLGDQPLELAGPRFSAEGYLEPASNSDWSQRADEKMMSGELGAAINKAVEQLPDDYRTVFLLKDVDGLSNEDIAHALDLTVPAVKSRLHRARLALREKLGEFFDAPAK